From the genome of Triticum aestivum cultivar Chinese Spring chromosome 3B, IWGSC CS RefSeq v2.1, whole genome shotgun sequence, one region includes:
- the LOC123068709 gene encoding uncharacterized protein, with translation MQHRNIIRLQDVVHNEKREGAMAKKEGPCGHCGVTSVLFLYPSGYIREDPLGVPNNLSPMCSKSLSGGACADGLWDRIQHQGWNRGGEIMVQNTRNSSGCEAVFYPCW, from the exons ATGCAGCATCGGAACATCATCAG GCTGCAGGACGTGGTGCATAACGAGAAGAGGGAGGGCGCCATGGCGAAGAAGGAGGGACCTTGCGGCCATTGCGGAGTCACAA GTGTATTGTTCCTGTACCCGAGTGGCTACATCAGGGAAGACCCACTTGGAGTCCCCAACAACCTGAGCCCTATGTGCAGCAAGTCGTTGTCGGGAGGCGCCTGCGCTGACGGTTTATGGGACCGAATACAACACCAAGGATGGAATAGGG GTGGTGAAATTATGGTACAGAATACCAGAAATTCTTCTGGGTGCGAGGCAGTATTCTACCCTTGTTG GTGA